The window AATAGGTGTTCTCTCAGCACTTTGAATTTCTTCGGTTAAAATATTAATAATACTGTCAAAAATGTCATTAGCTTTACTTTTTGTAATCCCATATTTTTTATATTCTTCGACAATAAAATCAGCTACTTTGTCTTTAATTGATGGTTTTTTCATTTTTAAACTTCCCTTCTTATGAAATTATAGTTTAAGAATAATATAAAAAATTAAATTTGGCAAGAAAAAAATTACTAATTTTAACTTAAAACCGTTTTTAATTCTTCTTTGGACTTATAACCATTTAGAGTTCTTTTCAATTGACCATCGTCAAAAATTAATAATGTCGGAATTGAACTGATATTAAATCTTTGTGCTAATTCTTGTGATTCATCAACATTAACTTTAACAAAAGAAACTTCTTTCATTTCATTAGATAATTGTTCAAAAATTGGTGCTAACATTTTACAAGGTCCACATCAATCAGCATAAAAATCAATAATAACTTTACCAGTTTTAACAACTTCATCAAACTTACTTAGATCTGTTTTAATAACCATTTTAAAATCTCCTTTCATTCCTTATTATTCTAACATAATTAAAATAATAATATCTTTACTTCAAAATGTGTTTATTAATCATATTACCAACACCATTTTCATTATTACTTTGACAAATATAATTAGATAATTCCTTAATAATCTCAACTGAATTATCCATTGCCACTGGATGACCCACTGCTTGCATTAATCATTGATCATTATATGAATCACCAAAAGCCATTGCATCGCTAGAACTAATTCCTAATAAATCACAAATATATGTAACACCATAACCTTTACTCATTTTTGGCAATGTTATTTCATATATTCCTGGCCGATACTCTTTAATATCTAAATGCGAAAATTTTTCATTAAATTCATTAATTAATTCCTGAGAAGCAACTTGACTAGTAATAGTTTTAGCAATAATAAGAATCCGAGCAATATCACCAATTAAATCATCAACATTATTCAATACTGTATATTTTGTTTGCATAACATCAGCTCAATAACTAGAATTTTCTCCAATGTGATTAACAAAAGAACCATCTTCAGTATACAATTGACATTTAAAACCTTTATTATCAACTCAACGATAAACCGTTTTAGCAAAATCATTATTAATATTTCCATTAAAAATTAATTTTTTATCTTTAAATGAATAAATATGAACACCATTATTAGCAACAACAAAACTTTTAAATTTATGAGCATTAATCTGTTTAGCAATGCTAATAGCATTACTAGTAATTCTTCCCGTATTAATAACAACAATAATACCTTGCTTTTGCGCTGCAATACACATTTCCTTATTAAATTCAGTTAGACAATGATTATCATTAAACAAAGTCCCATCAATATCAATAAAAATAATTTTTATTTTCATTAAACCCACCTTTTTCATTTTTTAAATATCTATTTAATAAATAATACTAATTAATTAAAAAAATAATGCACTATTAAGTGCACATTTTATAGTAAATGGTGCGGGTTAAGGGACTTGAACCCCCATGTCGTAAAACGCCAGATCCTAAGTCTGGTGCGTCTGCCAATTCCGCCAAACCCGCATTACAAATTACTTTAACATTATAATACAAAATCACCACAATTATCAATAGACTAACAACTATATTTTGTAAATCACACACAGTTATTAGACCATGCTTCTCTTAATTGATTTCATAATACCATATTTTGTATTATTAAAATTAAAAAAATTAATTTTATTCACAATAAAAAATATTTAATTAAAAATTAACTAAATTAAAAATTTTTTCACAAGTTTCTATTGTTTTTTAAATAATTATTTTGCAATAATAAATTTATTTAAAGTTTCAAATGGAGTTTTGTAATTCAAGCTTTTATGTTTTCGCTTGAAATTATAAAATGCGTACCACTCATTCAAATGAATTTGTAATTGTTTAACATCAAATTTTATTTCAAAATCACATTTTTTGAACCAAAATAAACTAGTATAATTACGGTGAAACCGTTCAATCTTTCCGTTGCTTTGAGGAGAACGTATTGGTGTAGTTTCATGGATAATTCCATTTTTTGAAAGAAAGGTTGTAAAAGGCCTTTCTTTTACTTTGTATGTTTTTTTATTACTTCAATTAGTAGTAGTAAATTCCGGAGCATTATCAGTGCGAATGCGTTTAATTGTTATGCCAAGTTCACTAAAATCTTTCATTGCTCTTTGCATGGCATTAATGGCATTATTGGTTCCTAAACTATCATACGCATATCCAAAAGCAATTCTTGTTTTTTCGTCAATGAAATCATAAACATATAATCTATACTTAGCAATAGGAAAATTTTTATCAGTAAACACTTTAGCATCCATTTGCAGTAGTCCAATATCTGAAACTTCATAACGCTTAAAATGCCGTTTTGCTTTTTTCATTTGCGTTTTTATTTCTCCATAGCGTTTGTCTTGTTTAATTCAACGATAAAAAGTATTAATTGATTTGGGGACATTATTTGTATCGATATCATATACATTTTTTTGATGAATATTATGATAAAGTGATAATACACCGCCCGCACCTACAAATTTGTAATCAAAGTAATAATCACAAATTTGTTTTCTGGTTTCTAATGAAAATTGATATTTAATATTTTTTGGTGTTGTTGATTTAAATTGTAATTCATAAAAGTTGCCTTGATAATAACCATTAATAATTTTTTTAGCTCAAATATAAAATGTCATTTTACTACCACGAAAATATTTTTTAATCAATTTATTTACAGATATTTTATCTGTATTATTCATATATAAGTTGGTACACAAATTGAGATATTTACTTACTCATTTTTTTGCTTTATGATAATATTTCTCATGATAAATCGTAGTCATTCAAGATTGTAATTTAGCTTTTAAATCTGCTAAATCATTTTTAGGCACAATATACTTCATTTTCTATTTCCTTTTTTATTTTTTTCTATATCAAACACATAAAACAGTTAATATCCATAGATAATAATTAGTATAATGAAAAAAATAATTAATTACTCACAATTAAATAAAAAATATGGCTTAAATTTTAGCGACAATAACTTTGGTTTTACTTGAGAAATCTTTAAGGAGCTAGTTGGCGACGATTGAGCAGAATATTTTACAACTAGGTGTTTTTATCGATTTGTACCTACCGCTAGAATGACCTTTAAAACTTGAAACTGTTTAGCTTGGGATTTATGAATTTGTTGTAACTTTACAGATACATCCGCTCAAGAAGTACGACGCTATGAAAATACACATCCTGAAACAACAATTGCTGATTTACATAATTTATGTCAATATTTAGAAGAAAAGTATGGCATTCAAATTGGACCTGAACACTCTAAGATGACTGGGATAGTTTGAAAATTGAATAAAGAAGGCGGAGAAATAATTTTTCCTTCCAACCAACGAATAACTTTTATTGGTTATGCCAACGGTAATAGAATTTTTGGAACAGCTGTAAAAGGTTCTAGTTTTTTGTGTTCACGAACTGACGAAATAATTATGGCAGAAGAAAAAGAAACTTTGACTGATAAACAACTAATTTATAGATATGAGCGTTTACAAATGTCAATGTTTCGTAGCAATCGGATTAAAGTTTCTGACAAACCCATAAAAGAACTTTCTTGAACCTTTGTTGATAAAATGACAGGACAACAAGAAACTCGTTACTTATGAAAAAGTTTTTTTGTCGCGTTCACTTGCAACCCCTATGATAAATATCACCCATTTTATGAAAAATACTGTACGCCATTTTTACCATTAAACGACAAGATAATGAATTTATTAAAAGAAACTGGTAAAGTTTGATACGAAAATGAAAAAGAATTTGAAGGTTTAGGAATTTTTGTTTTAAGACTAACATTAGACTCTACTTGAAATAAATTGCCAGAAATTTCAAGAAAAAAAGTAAACCAACTTAAAAAAGATAACCCCGATGAATATGCTATTGTAAAATATGGTTTTGAGTACTCAGACAGTGATAGTACTATCTTTCCGTTTCAAAAACATTTAAAATATACACAAAAATACGATTTAAAAGATTTTTATGTTGCCACTATTGATATGTATAAATTTGATTTTTATAGTATCGGGATTGATTGAGCAACAGGACCAATAGATCATACCGTGCTAAAATTTTGGGGATTTCAAGAATATAAAAAAACTGAACTTTACGATCCATATTTAATATGTGAAATTGTTGTAACCCCCGAAGATAATTTTTCTGAAAATGAAAAAATTAGTCATCTTGTAGAAGAAATAATGACTTTAAGAGCAAATTTTTATAATTTTGCTGATGTTATTTTTAATTACGATGATAAAGCAAAAACCGCTATGGAATGAATTAAAACAAAATTAATCGAAGATTATAGTTTTAACATTCGTGCCAACACAGCCATTAAACACGCAACACCATTAACCAAAGAAGCCGGTTTAACAGACCGCGTTATTTGAATGCGTAATTTGTTTGGATTTGGTAATTGTCATATAAATTTACATAATAATCCTTTTACTGCCAAATGCTATGAGGAATTACGATATGATGAAAAACGCACTAATATTCCTGACCCAAAAATGTATCTCGATCCTTATGATGCAGACTTTTACGCGTTATACGCTGTAAGACAATTTATTCGTGGAAAACAAAATAAAAATTAAACCTAACTTAAACATATTTAATTATTTTAATCTTTATAAATATAAATCTACAAATACAACTCAGAAAAATGTTCTATTGCAACCTTATATTCTTTTTTATAAAAATCAATAGACTTCTTGCACAACCTAA is drawn from Spiroplasma endosymbiont of Asaphidion curtum and contains these coding sequences:
- a CDS encoding HU family DNA-binding protein; this translates as MKKPSIKDKVADFIVEEYKKYGITKSKANDIFDSIINILTEEIQSAERTPISGFGIFKTKERKAREGRNPQTGEKIAIPARTVVSFSPSTTLKEKVNTNS
- the trxA gene encoding thioredoxin, which produces MVIKTDLSKFDEVVKTGKVIIDFYADWCGPCKMLAPIFEQLSNEMKEVSFVKVNVDESQELAQRFNISSIPTLLIFDDGQLKRTLNGYKSKEELKTVLS
- a CDS encoding Cof-type HAD-IIB family hydrolase, with protein sequence MKIKIIFIDIDGTLFNDNHCLTEFNKEMCIAAQKQGIIVVINTGRITSNAISIAKQINAHKFKSFVVANNGVHIYSFKDKKLIFNGNINNDFAKTVYRWVDNKGFKCQLYTEDGSFVNHIGENSSYWADVMQTKYTVLNNVDDLIGDIARILIIAKTITSQVASQELINEFNEKFSHLDIKEYRPGIYEITLPKMSKGYGVTYICDLLGISSSDAMAFGDSYNDQWLMQAVGHPVAMDNSVEIIKELSNYICQSNNENGVGNMINKHILK
- a CDS encoding integrase core domain-containing protein, whose product is MKYIVPKNDLADLKAKLQSWMTTIYHEKYYHKAKKWVSKYLNLCTNLYMNNTDKISVNKLIKKYFRGSKMTFYIWAKKIINGYYQGNFYELQFKSTTPKNIKYQFSLETRKQICDYYFDYKFVGAGGVLSLYHNIHQKNVYDIDTNNVPKSINTFYRWIKQDKRYGEIKTQMKKAKRHFKRYEVSDIGLLQMDAKVFTDKNFPIAKYRLYVYDFIDEKTRIAFGYAYDSLGTNNAINAMQRAMKDFSELGITIKRIRTDNAPEFTTTNWSNKKTYKVKERPFTTFLSKNGIIHETTPIRSPQSNGKIERFHRNYTSLFWFKKCDFEIKFDVKQLQIHLNEWYAFYNFKRKHKSLNYKTPFETLNKFIIAK